ATATATAAGATTAAGTAAGGAGGCATATAAGTATGGGTAAGGCGAAATTTGAGAGAACAAAGCCGCATTTGAATGTTGGTACCATAGGTCATATAGATCATGGGAAGACCACATTAACGGCCGCTATAACAAAGGTATTATCG
The genomic region above belongs to Deltaproteobacteria bacterium and contains:
- a CDS encoding GTP-binding protein → MGKAKFERTKPHLNVGTIGHIDHGKTTLTAAITKVLS